A stretch of Dehalococcoidia bacterium DNA encodes these proteins:
- a CDS encoding DNA-binding response regulator: MNPIATKGRILVVDDEPKVLSIVRSYLLKDGYQVTEAQDGKRALEAFRREKPDLIILDIMMPELDGLDVLRGIRRSSQVPVIMLTARAEDADKLVGLELGADDYVVKPFSPRELTARVKAVLRRSQKPAESGGKPICLGEMTIDPERFEVTCHGQAVSLTATEFRIVLALAQSAGRVLSRQQLLERAMDMAYEGYDRTIDAHIKNIRHKLSTTSGGKGCNIVTVQGVGYKLEEARCAED; encoded by the coding sequence ATGAACCCGATAGCTACAAAAGGCCGCATCCTCGTGGTGGACGACGAACCCAAGGTGCTCTCCATCGTGCGCAGCTATCTGTTAAAGGATGGCTACCAGGTGACGGAGGCCCAGGACGGGAAACGGGCGCTGGAAGCCTTCCGCCGCGAAAAACCCGACCTGATAATCCTCGATATCATGATGCCGGAACTTGACGGCCTGGACGTTCTGCGCGGGATACGGCGAAGTTCGCAGGTGCCGGTCATCATGCTGACGGCGAGAGCCGAGGATGCCGATAAGCTGGTAGGTCTGGAGCTGGGGGCCGACGACTACGTGGTTAAACCTTTCAGCCCGCGCGAGCTTACCGCCAGGGTAAAAGCGGTCTTGAGGAGATCTCAGAAACCGGCTGAATCAGGCGGCAAGCCTATATGCCTCGGCGAGATGACTATCGACCCGGAGCGTTTCGAGGTGACCTGCCACGGACAGGCGGTCAGTCTGACCGCCACCGAGTTCCGTATCGTGCTGGCGCTGGCGCAGTCGGCCGGACGGGTGCTCAGCCGCCAGCAGCTCCTCGAGCGCGCCATGGACATGGCCTATGAGGGCTACGACCGCACCATCGACGCCCATATTAAAAATATCCGGCACAAGCTCTCCACTACCAGTGGCGGCAAGGGGTGCAATATCGTTACCGTGCAGGGTGTCGGCTACAAACTGGAGGAGGCGCGCTGTGCAGAAGACTAG
- a CDS encoding DUF2680 domain-containing protein yields the protein MEEEMKKIIALALATIAIAATALIAVPALAKDIPAQAQTAVQTAPVAVQPSLAAATNSLYMGYGAAFCGGGLALGDQVTLQRVATTLGITYDQFVQRLQNGETIAAIATAQKVDLSKVVDTIVAAQTDMVNLMVKYGYVTQDQANTIIANLRTRVEAALSIAAPVTTSGTGNGYGCFGNGLNGTNTPVTGYGYGMMGGRGRGFGGMMGW from the coding sequence ATGGAGGAAGAAATGAAAAAGATTATCGCTCTCGCACTTGCCACCATCGCCATCGCCGCCACGGCGCTGATAGCCGTTCCGGCCCTGGCCAAGGACATACCTGCACAGGCGCAGACGGCCGTCCAGACAGCCCCGGTTGCGGTTCAGCCGTCTCTGGCAGCCGCTACTAACAGCCTTTACATGGGCTACGGCGCCGCCTTCTGCGGCGGCGGGCTGGCTCTCGGTGACCAGGTCACCCTGCAGCGCGTGGCTACAACGCTCGGTATCACCTACGACCAGTTCGTCCAGCGCCTGCAGAATGGCGAAACCATTGCCGCTATCGCCACGGCTCAGAAGGTCGACCTGTCCAAGGTGGTTGATACCATCGTGGCCGCTCAGACCGACATGGTGAATCTGATGGTAAAATACGGCTACGTAACTCAGGACCAGGCCAACACCATCATCGCCAATTTGCGCACCCGCGTCGAGGCTGCTCTCTCAATCGCCGCTCCCGTCACGACATCTGGAACCGGCAATGGTTACGGCTGCTTCGGCAACGGCCTTAATGGCACCAACACTCCTGTAACCGGTTACGGCTACGGCATGATGGGCGGCAGAGGCCGGGGCTTCGGCGGAATGATGGGCTGGTAA